The DNA sequence TAATGAAATCGGAACACATGGTGGATATGACTATGAATTTTGGAAAGATAGCGGCGGTTCAGGCTCAATGACACTTAATAGTGGAGGTACGTTTAGTGCCCAGTGGAGCAATGTAAACAATATTTTATTCCGTAAAGGTAAGAAATTTGATGAAACTCAAACACATCAACAAATTGGGAACATGTCAATTGATTACAGTGCAAACTTTAATCCAAATGGGAATGCCTACTTAACGGTTTATGGTTGGGCTGTCGATCCACTTGTAGAATTTTATATTGTCGATAGCTGGGGCACATGGCGTCCACCAGGTGGTACAAGAAAAGGAACGGTTACTGTTGATGGGGGTACATATGACATATATGAGACCACTCGAACGAATCAACCTTCCATCAAAGGAACTGCAACCTTCCAACAATACTGGAGTGTACGTACATCAAAACGTACGAGTGGAACGATATCTGTAAGTGAACACTTTAGAGCGTGGGAAAGACTAGGAATGCCAATGGGTAAGATGTATGAAGTTGCTCTTACGGTAGAAGGTTACCAAAGTAGCGGAAGCGCATCTGTAACTCGTAATAACCTTACAATTGGTGGCAGCTCAGGCGGCGGTTCAACTCCACCTCCACCACCTCCTGCAAATACTGTAACGAGAGTGGAAGCAGAGAACATGACGAAGAGTGGACAGTATACTGGCAACATTAGTTCACCATTTAATGGAGTCGCTTTATATGCGAACAATGATTCAGTAAGATTTACACATAACTTTACGAAAAATAATAGTAGCTTCTCGTTACGTGGGGCTTCCGATAATAACAATATGGCCAGAGTTGACTTACGGGTCGGTGGACAACATAAAGGTACCTTCTATTATGGTGGACCACACCCAGCAGTTTATACAATAGACAATGTCAGCCACGGAACTGGAAACCAAGTGGTTGAACTCATTGTAACTGCGGATAACAACACATGGGATGCATTTCTTGATTATATAGAAATAAGATAATCAGAAGGAACAAGTATGCATACTATTTT is a window from the Bacillus alkalicellulosilyticus genome containing:
- a CDS encoding glycoside hydrolase family 11 protein, giving the protein MPAVNVHAQTITSNEIGTHGGYDYEFWKDSGGSGSMTLNSGGTFSAQWSNVNNILFRKGKKFDETQTHQQIGNMSIDYSANFNPNGNAYLTVYGWAVDPLVEFYIVDSWGTWRPPGGTRKGTVTVDGGTYDIYETTRTNQPSIKGTATFQQYWSVRTSKRTSGTISVSEHFRAWERLGMPMGKMYEVALTVEGYQSSGSASVTRNNLTIGGSSGGGSTPPPPPPANTVTRVEAENMTKSGQYTGNISSPFNGVALYANNDSVRFTHNFTKNNSSFSLRGASDNNNMARVDLRVGGQHKGTFYYGGPHPAVYTIDNVSHGTGNQVVELIVTADNNTWDAFLDYIEIR